In Cydia strobilella chromosome 6, ilCydStro3.1, whole genome shotgun sequence, one DNA window encodes the following:
- the LOC134742217 gene encoding ADP-ribosylation factor-related protein 1: MYTLLHGFYKYLVQKDEYCVLILGLDNAGKTTYLEATKTKFTKKYKALNPNRITTTVGLNIGKIDVDGVRLNFWDLGGQVELQSLWDKYFAECHAVIYIVDSSDRERISESKETFDRMIASEHLSGVPLLVLANKQDIPDCMGVHTVKPIFNQNAHLIGARDIMLMATSALTGDGVDEGIRWLVDCIKRNSEQRPPRNHDEKL, encoded by the exons ATGTACACTTTATTACATGGATTTTATAAGTACCTTGTTCAGAAAGACGAATACTGCGTATTAATATTAGGTCTTGACAATGCAGGGAAAACG ACTTACCTTGAAGCCACAAAAACGAAGTTTACGAAAAAGTACAAAGCTTTAAACCCGAATAGGATAACCACGACTGTTGGACTCAATATAGGAAAAATTGATGTTGACGGAGTGAGGCTAAACTTTTGGGACCTTGGAGGGCAAGTGGAGCTTCAATCTCTGTGGGACAAA TACTTTGCTGAATGTCATGCGGTAATCTATATTGTAGATTCTTCTGACAGAGAGAGGATATCAGAGTCTAAGGAAACTTTCG ACAGAATGATAGCATCAGAGCACTTATCAGGGGTCCCTCTCCTGGTCCTGGCTAACAAACAAGACATTCCAGACTGCATGGGAGTACATACAGTCAAACCCATATTTAACCAAAATGCACATCTTATTGGCGCGAGGGACATCATGCTTATGGCCACTTCCGCGCTCACTGG TGATGGAGTCGACGAGGGCATCCGGTGGCTAGTGGACTGCATCAAAAGGAACAGCGAGCAGCGCCCGCCGCGCAACCACGACGAGAAGTTATGA